One window from the genome of Nitrosospira multiformis encodes:
- a CDS encoding TolC family protein, producing MNFKASFAVPRCRVSAGLLILTLSCTSAVIAENTFSGALPGGNVDDSTPSLPGEKNDLTLRDAARLTLQRNPELAAFTKEMRALEGATLQAGLLPNPELLVNVENIGNTRPLTNDINSAESVAKEVVQQLTTIRISQLIELGGKRAARVVAASLNQELAAQDFETRRVELIARVANVFTEVLAGQERLRLAEESQQLAQRVVNAVAKRVQAGKVPPIEETRAGVAFSTTRIELEQAQRDLAAARKRLTLLWGDAFPQFNKVLGNLESSVVLPNFEALAERALASPMALRAMKNIEQRKALLEVEETRRIPNLTINAGVVHHAQLGGNTPIAAVTLPLPLFNRNQGNIREAHQRVNKAIDEQAAIELRLKTELAQAYEALSAAQRETGILRNEILPAAKSAFEVTNKGYELGKFGYLEVLDAQRTLFQNQILYVRALANYQRLVNEIERLIAAPIDGVAEVRLSPSASNGKNANTASRSGL from the coding sequence ATGAACTTTAAAGCATCGTTCGCGGTGCCACGATGCCGGGTATCGGCCGGATTGCTTATTCTGACGCTCAGCTGCACATCCGCGGTCATTGCTGAAAATACTTTTTCTGGCGCATTGCCGGGTGGAAACGTGGATGACTCCACTCCCTCTTTGCCCGGAGAAAAGAATGACCTTACTTTGCGGGATGCTGCGCGCCTTACACTACAGCGTAATCCCGAACTGGCGGCTTTCACCAAGGAAATGCGTGCCCTTGAAGGGGCCACACTTCAAGCCGGACTGTTGCCGAATCCTGAGCTATTGGTAAACGTCGAAAATATTGGAAATACCCGGCCACTTACAAACGATATTAATTCCGCCGAGTCCGTCGCAAAAGAAGTTGTACAACAACTCACCACCATTCGGATCAGTCAACTGATCGAGCTTGGCGGAAAACGTGCTGCGCGCGTGGTGGCTGCTTCACTCAACCAGGAACTGGCCGCTCAAGACTTTGAGACCAGACGTGTGGAACTTATTGCACGGGTGGCAAATGTGTTTACCGAGGTCCTTGCGGGGCAAGAGCGTCTACGACTTGCAGAGGAGAGCCAGCAACTGGCGCAGAGGGTGGTGAACGCGGTAGCAAAGCGCGTTCAGGCCGGCAAGGTGCCACCCATCGAGGAAACCCGGGCGGGAGTCGCATTTTCCACCACTAGAATTGAGCTGGAACAGGCACAACGCGATCTGGCTGCGGCACGCAAGCGGCTGACTCTGCTATGGGGCGACGCTTTCCCACAATTTAACAAGGTCCTGGGAAACCTTGAATCATCAGTTGTTCTGCCAAATTTCGAAGCACTTGCGGAACGTGCGCTCGCCAGCCCCATGGCACTGCGCGCCATGAAAAACATAGAACAACGTAAAGCACTGCTCGAAGTGGAGGAAACACGGCGCATACCAAACCTCACCATTAATGCCGGAGTCGTGCACCACGCGCAGCTCGGAGGCAATACGCCTATCGCCGCCGTGACATTACCGCTGCCATTGTTTAATCGTAATCAGGGCAATATCCGGGAAGCCCATCAACGCGTGAATAAAGCCATTGACGAGCAGGCAGCCATCGAGTTGCGGCTTAAAACAGAGCTTGCGCAGGCCTATGAGGCATTGTCAGCCGCACAAAGAGAAACCGGCATTTTACGCAATGAGATACTTCCCGCCGCCAAGAGCGCCTTTGAAGTTACCAATAAAGGCTACGAATTGGGAAAATTCGGCTATCTCGAAGTACTGGACGCGCAGCGCACCCTATTTCAGAACCAGATTTTGTATGTGCGCGCGCTAGCGAATTATCAGCGGCTGGTCAATGAAATAGAGCGTCTGATTGCAGCACCGATTGATGGCGTCGCAGAAGTCAGACTGAGTCCTTCGGCCAGTAATGGCAAGAACGCGAATACAGCTTCAAGGAGTGGATTGTGA
- a CDS encoding efflux RND transporter periplasmic adaptor subunit has protein sequence MNKRQTVLIVIVIAIGIVLGGLILTWEKAAVPETTHGSHGKADSPHAPHDDHDDHDEAHSSSHAHKYSETGNAPTADKNTERGPGKGPKGGKLFTTDGFGVEITIFEKGVPPQLRLYLYENGKPLPPAAARVTVTLSRLGAPAQVFNFKPEAGYLLGDQVVEEPHSFDMAIAAEHKGRTFRWGYNQIEARVEMPDEVLKSIGVEIRTAGPVTIRPTLKLPGEIVFDEHTIVQVVPRLPGIVTAVYRHHGQHVKKGEVLAVIESQILAEMRAQFLAARKRFGLARVTFEREKQLWEEKISAKQDYLAAQQALTEAEIASDLALAKLRTLGVPPEAIHQRGDLARYEIRAPNPGLITAKAIAQGQTLKEDTAIFTIADVSTVWAQVTVYAKDLEVLRLGEKAVIRSTAIDVEGAGVISFISALIGVQTRSATARVVLDNKDGHWLPGMFVTAELVTEEIEVPVAVSVDAIQTLHDWSVVFGRYGQYFEARPLKLGRSDGRMVEVLNGFSAGEQYAAGNSFAIKAELGKAGASHDH, from the coding sequence GTGAATAAACGGCAAACCGTCCTAATAGTCATCGTTATCGCGATTGGAATTGTGTTGGGGGGACTCATTCTTACCTGGGAAAAAGCTGCGGTGCCCGAAACTACGCACGGTAGCCATGGCAAGGCTGACTCGCCCCATGCCCCGCATGACGATCATGATGATCATGACGAAGCTCATTCATCCAGCCACGCGCACAAGTATTCCGAAACCGGGAACGCGCCGACAGCGGATAAAAATACAGAGCGCGGGCCAGGCAAAGGCCCTAAAGGTGGGAAGCTATTCACTACCGACGGCTTCGGCGTAGAGATTACTATCTTCGAGAAAGGGGTGCCGCCGCAGTTGCGGCTTTACCTCTATGAAAACGGCAAACCACTTCCTCCCGCAGCCGCCAGAGTTACCGTCACACTATCGCGTCTCGGTGCACCGGCGCAGGTATTTAATTTCAAGCCTGAGGCCGGCTATCTGCTCGGCGACCAAGTGGTGGAAGAGCCTCACTCTTTCGATATGGCAATTGCCGCCGAACACAAGGGTAGAACCTTTCGCTGGGGTTACAACCAGATCGAGGCACGAGTGGAAATGCCGGATGAAGTACTAAAGAGCATCGGCGTGGAAATACGCACTGCCGGACCGGTTACGATCAGGCCCACACTCAAGCTGCCGGGCGAAATCGTATTCGACGAACACACTATTGTACAAGTCGTGCCGCGTCTACCAGGCATAGTCACCGCGGTCTATCGCCATCACGGTCAACACGTGAAGAAAGGTGAGGTGCTTGCAGTCATCGAAAGCCAAATACTGGCTGAAATGCGTGCACAATTCCTCGCCGCGCGAAAACGATTTGGCTTGGCGCGAGTGACGTTTGAGCGTGAGAAGCAATTGTGGGAAGAAAAGATCTCCGCCAAGCAGGATTATTTGGCGGCGCAGCAGGCTTTGACTGAAGCCGAGATCGCCTCGGATCTTGCCTTGGCCAAATTGCGTACGCTTGGAGTACCGCCCGAGGCAATTCACCAACGAGGTGATCTGGCCCGCTACGAGATCCGCGCCCCCAATCCGGGGCTCATCACAGCTAAAGCCATAGCCCAGGGTCAGACGCTCAAGGAGGATACGGCCATCTTTACCATAGCGGACGTGTCGACAGTATGGGCTCAGGTCACGGTTTATGCGAAAGACCTGGAGGTGCTTAGATTGGGAGAGAAAGCTGTCATCAGATCAACCGCGATCGATGTCGAAGGGGCGGGCGTCATTTCCTTTATCAGCGCACTTATTGGCGTCCAAACCCGCAGCGCCACGGCACGGGTTGTGCTGGATAACAAGGATGGCCATTGGCTACCCGGCATGTTCGTTACCGCGGAGTTGGTGACGGAAGAAATTGAGGTTCCGGTCGCCGTCTCCGTGGATGCGATTCAGACATTACATGATTGGTCAGTGGTATTCGGCCGCTACGGCCAATACTTCGAAGCGCGTCCACTGAAACTGGGTCGCAGTGATGGCAGGATGGTCGAAGTACTTAACGGGTTTTCCGCCGGAGAGCAATATGCGGCGGGGAATAGCTTCGCCATCAAAGCCGAACTCGGCAAGGCCGGCGCATCCCATGATCATTGA
- a CDS encoding efflux RND transporter permease subunit produces the protein MIERILRISIQRRGFVLGAVLAMAGLGVYSYHRLPIDAVPDITNVQVQINTQAPGYSPVEAEQRVTFPIETVMAGLPHLHHTRSISRYGLSQVTVIFDDGTDIYFARQLVDQRIQEAQGSLPAGIVPTMGPISTGLGEIFMWTVDAEEGAKKPDGATYNITDLREIQDWIIRPQLRMVRGVTEINAIGGYVKQYHVTPYPEKLLSFGLTPQDVVLALERNNLNVGAGYIEKSGEQYLVRVPGQVTNLDEIADIILGSRQGVPIRVKDVADVIIGKELRNGAATQNGEEVVLGTAHMLIGENSRAVSRAVAEKLTEINRTLPEGVVATAVYDRTTLVDKSIRTVATNLFEGATLVIVVLFLFLGNLRAALIAALVIPLSMLFTFSGMVANHVSANLMSLGALDFGIIVDGAIVIIENSIRRLGHEQARLGRELTPAERFSVVFDASREARRVLIYGELIIMVVYLPIFALSGVEGKMFHPMAFTVVIALLGAMILSVTFVPAAIALFLSGKVAEKESPAVTWAKKVYVPALAAAMRNKALTITLAVVIVVLSGLLTTRMGSEFIPSLNEGDIALHAIRIVGTSLTTSIEMQNELEKKIKAFPEVDKTFSKVGVAQIATDPMPPSVADIFVILKPESEWPGPHHTKPELVAAMEQAVRQIPGNNYEFTQPIQMRFNELLSGVRADVAVKVFGDDMDTLLAVGEQVEKVLATVPGAADVRVEQITGLPVLSVQMDRARMARYGLNGVDVQDAVTIGIGGRIAGTIYEGDRRFELQVRLPESQRGDIEALGRLPIRLPDTSVGNTAATPNVFGYVLLSEVANLEIIQGPNQVSRENGKRRVVVTANVRGRDLGSFVNEAQALIAEKVQIPSGYWVAWGGQFEQLISAAQRLQIVIPLALGLILVLLYTMFGNFRDGLLMFTGVPFALSGGVLALWLRDIPLSISAGVGFIALSGVAVLNGLVMLAFIRDLREKGFTLDDAIQTGTLTRLRPVLMTALVAAIGFIPMALATSTGAEVQRPLATVVIGGILSSTALTLLVLPVLYRLVHGKDNLT, from the coding sequence ATGATAGAACGTATTTTACGCATATCCATACAGCGGCGCGGATTCGTCCTGGGCGCGGTGCTGGCGATGGCTGGATTGGGGGTTTACAGTTACCACAGGCTTCCCATCGACGCAGTTCCGGATATTACCAATGTACAGGTGCAAATCAATACACAGGCACCCGGTTATTCGCCGGTGGAAGCCGAGCAACGCGTGACTTTCCCGATCGAGACCGTGATGGCCGGACTTCCCCATCTCCACCATACCCGCTCTATCTCGCGCTACGGACTATCCCAGGTTACCGTTATTTTCGACGATGGCACGGACATTTATTTTGCCCGGCAATTGGTGGATCAGCGGATTCAGGAAGCGCAGGGTAGCCTGCCTGCCGGAATTGTGCCCACGATGGGCCCAATTTCTACCGGCTTGGGGGAAATTTTCATGTGGACCGTCGATGCTGAGGAAGGCGCGAAAAAGCCGGATGGCGCGACGTATAACATCACGGATTTGCGTGAAATCCAGGACTGGATTATCCGGCCCCAGCTACGCATGGTTAGAGGCGTTACCGAAATCAATGCGATTGGTGGTTACGTCAAGCAGTATCACGTGACGCCTTATCCCGAAAAACTGCTCTCGTTCGGTCTGACGCCGCAAGATGTCGTCCTGGCTCTGGAACGCAACAATCTCAATGTCGGCGCCGGTTATATCGAAAAAAGCGGCGAGCAGTATCTGGTCCGGGTACCCGGACAAGTGACGAACCTGGACGAGATTGCCGATATCATTCTGGGAAGTCGCCAGGGAGTACCGATACGCGTCAAGGATGTCGCCGATGTGATTATCGGCAAGGAACTGCGCAACGGCGCCGCCACGCAAAATGGCGAGGAAGTGGTGCTGGGCACCGCACATATGTTGATCGGTGAAAACAGCCGGGCTGTGTCCAGGGCCGTGGCTGAGAAATTAACGGAGATTAATCGTACTCTGCCGGAAGGGGTGGTTGCCACCGCCGTATACGATCGCACCACCCTGGTCGACAAATCCATTCGAACTGTTGCCACCAATCTCTTCGAAGGCGCCACACTGGTAATCGTGGTGTTGTTCCTGTTTCTGGGCAATTTGCGCGCGGCGCTCATTGCCGCACTGGTCATCCCGCTGTCCATGCTGTTCACTTTCAGCGGCATGGTCGCCAATCACGTCAGCGCCAACCTGATGAGTCTGGGGGCACTCGATTTTGGCATCATCGTGGACGGCGCCATTGTCATTATCGAAAATAGCATTCGGCGACTGGGCCATGAGCAGGCAAGGCTGGGGCGGGAATTAACCCCTGCAGAACGTTTCTCAGTGGTCTTCGACGCATCCAGGGAAGCCCGGAGGGTATTGATTTATGGGGAGCTGATTATCATGGTGGTCTACCTCCCCATCTTCGCGCTCTCGGGAGTAGAAGGAAAAATGTTCCACCCCATGGCCTTCACCGTGGTAATCGCGCTGCTGGGGGCGATGATTCTGTCCGTGACGTTTGTCCCCGCTGCGATCGCGCTCTTTCTGTCCGGCAAGGTTGCGGAAAAAGAGAGTCCCGCCGTGACATGGGCCAAGAAAGTCTACGTGCCCGCACTTGCCGCCGCCATGCGTAATAAGGCGCTTACCATCACGCTTGCCGTGGTGATTGTGGTGCTGTCCGGCCTGTTGACGACACGGATGGGCAGCGAGTTTATACCCAGCCTCAACGAGGGCGACATCGCGCTCCATGCGATACGCATCGTCGGCACAAGCCTGACCACGTCCATCGAGATGCAAAATGAGCTGGAGAAAAAGATCAAGGCATTCCCCGAGGTGGACAAGACCTTCTCCAAGGTTGGAGTCGCCCAGATTGCAACCGATCCCATGCCGCCCAGTGTGGCGGACATCTTCGTCATTCTTAAGCCAGAATCGGAATGGCCGGGGCCGCACCATACCAAGCCAGAGTTGGTGGCTGCAATGGAACAGGCCGTACGGCAAATACCTGGTAACAATTACGAGTTCACCCAGCCCATACAGATGCGATTCAACGAACTGCTGTCGGGTGTGCGCGCGGATGTCGCGGTAAAGGTGTTCGGTGATGACATGGATACACTGCTCGCCGTGGGGGAGCAGGTCGAGAAAGTTCTCGCTACTGTCCCGGGCGCCGCGGATGTGCGAGTCGAACAGATTACCGGACTACCGGTACTTTCCGTACAGATGGATCGCGCCAGGATGGCGCGCTACGGTTTGAACGGGGTGGATGTACAAGACGCCGTCACGATCGGTATTGGTGGAAGAATCGCCGGCACTATTTATGAGGGCGACCGCCGTTTCGAGTTGCAGGTCCGGCTGCCCGAGTCCCAGCGCGGTGACATCGAGGCACTCGGGCGTTTGCCGATCCGACTGCCTGATACGAGCGTGGGCAATACGGCGGCTACTCCGAATGTTTTCGGCTACGTCCTGTTAAGCGAGGTGGCCAACCTGGAAATTATCCAGGGCCCCAATCAGGTAAGCCGCGAAAATGGCAAACGCAGAGTAGTGGTCACCGCGAACGTACGTGGCCGGGATCTTGGTTCGTTTGTCAACGAAGCGCAAGCACTCATCGCTGAGAAGGTGCAGATCCCGTCCGGCTATTGGGTGGCATGGGGAGGCCAATTCGAGCAATTGATTTCCGCCGCGCAACGCCTTCAGATCGTTATTCCGCTTGCTCTGGGCCTGATTCTCGTTCTGCTTTATACGATGTTTGGCAATTTCCGGGACGGATTGCTGATGTTTACCGGCGTTCCGTTTGCCCTCAGCGGCGGGGTCCTGGCACTGTGGTTGCGCGACATTCCCTTATCCATTTCCGCCGGAGTTGGATTTATCGCACTGTCCGGGGTCGCGGTATTGAACGGCCTGGTGATGCTGGCCTTTATCCGTGATTTGCGGGAGAAAGGATTCACTCTGGATGATGCGATACAAACCGGCACTCTTACCCGGCTGCGGCCGGTGTTGATGACGGCGCTGGTGGCCGCCATTGGATTTATTCCCATGGCCCTTGCCACGAGCACTGGCGCGGAAGTGCAACGTCCACTGGCGACAGTGGTGATTGGCGGCATCCTGTCGTCCACCGCGCTGACGCTGCTTGTATTACCGGTACTGTACCGGTTGGTTCATGGCAAGGATAATTTAACCTAG
- a CDS encoding GlxA family transcriptional regulator produces MRIHILALDEVFDTGLSTILDTLSVANDLAGANNAFSTHFEITIIGTRRHVRTSQGLSVPVVPATRCAYPDVVLIPALGAKMPETLRAALERRDVADAGELLRQWSDSGVLVGAACTGTFVLANTLLLNGQSATTSWWLAPLFRELYPLVTLEESRMVVNSSRFVTAGAALAHIDLALWLVRRSSPALAALTARFLVIEPRPSQAIFAIPDHLAHEDPLVERFEQWARLRLAAGFSLSDAASAAGTSERTLSRRLRAVLGKTPLSYFQDLRVERALHLLRTSSDSVDLIATQVGYADGTTLRTLLRRKMGRAVSELRISADHSGKEC; encoded by the coding sequence ATGCGTATCCACATTCTCGCACTTGATGAAGTTTTTGACACCGGGTTGTCGACTATTCTCGATACCCTGAGTGTTGCGAATGATCTTGCGGGCGCCAACAATGCTTTTTCAACCCATTTCGAGATAACCATTATTGGTACACGCCGCCATGTGCGTACCAGTCAGGGATTATCGGTGCCAGTGGTGCCGGCCACCCGATGCGCATACCCGGATGTCGTATTGATTCCCGCACTCGGGGCAAAAATGCCTGAAACGCTGCGAGCGGCGCTTGAACGCCGCGATGTAGCGGACGCCGGCGAGCTTTTGCGGCAATGGTCTGATAGCGGTGTTCTGGTGGGAGCCGCATGCACTGGAACATTTGTTCTTGCAAACACTTTGCTTCTCAATGGGCAGAGCGCTACCACCTCATGGTGGCTTGCCCCCCTGTTTCGAGAGCTTTATCCCCTTGTGACGCTGGAAGAGTCCCGCATGGTAGTAAACTCGTCCCGTTTTGTCACCGCCGGGGCCGCGCTTGCGCATATCGATCTCGCGCTATGGCTTGTGAGGCGCAGCAGCCCGGCGCTCGCGGCATTAACAGCCCGTTTTCTCGTAATCGAACCCCGCCCATCGCAGGCAATTTTTGCGATTCCCGATCATCTTGCGCATGAGGACCCCCTGGTCGAACGGTTTGAGCAGTGGGCACGACTGAGATTAGCCGCTGGCTTCTCACTTAGCGATGCAGCCAGTGCGGCAGGTACGAGCGAGAGAACGCTTTCCCGCCGCCTGCGGGCCGTACTGGGTAAAACTCCACTTTCCTATTTTCAGGATCTTCGTGTCGAGCGCGCACTACATCTTTTGAGGACGAGCAGCGACAGTGTTGATCTGATTGCAACTCAGGTCGGTTATGCTGATGGCACGACATTGCGTACTCTCCTGCGACGCAAGATGGGCCGCGCCGTGAGCGAGCTGCGCATATCTGCTGATCATTCCGGCAAAGAGTGCTGA
- a CDS encoding putative quinol monooxygenase, whose translation MVKVALLVRLQAKPGKEADVIRFLEQGLALANAETTTPVWFALQLGPSTFGIFDAFTDEAGRSAHLTGPIAAALMANASDLLAEAPQIEHVDVLGAKLAS comes from the coding sequence ATGGTAAAAGTTGCATTGTTGGTGCGATTACAAGCCAAGCCTGGAAAAGAAGCCGATGTCATCCGTTTTCTCGAGCAGGGACTTGCCCTGGCAAATGCGGAAACCACCACGCCAGTCTGGTTCGCGCTGCAGCTGGGCCCTTCGACTTTTGGCATTTTCGACGCATTCACCGACGAGGCGGGGCGATCAGCGCATTTGACGGGTCCTATTGCCGCGGCACTGATGGCCAATGCGTCCGATCTACTCGCCGAAGCCCCGCAAATCGAGCATGTGGATGTACTTGGCGCAAAACTTGCCAGCTAG
- a CDS encoding PEP-CTERM sorting domain-containing protein: MSGQLPDSGLSIDIAAFTIEVSYLCQGGVTMSAEYRNTHTSIRIARIKHKTWVESSATQVIWCAALIGCSLLASGPRSSEASQIKIDLTYDNTLKGYESLKATTVKGAPAGNIAVDSVTKNNARLATVVDSPYVSGRNYNFPAENIPGADILRMSIGSETFPNFSKSGTYISDQQKANNAGNKQEENGSVPDGHPFDASDSSFFFDDTGQLFDQFVIRNASQTAFNISALQIYSGLDLSFLHTTNFASSSAIASGSLISEDMPDPDTVFLAGNFGMLAFSTPSLSLGEYDLLVVSMQPILPDGSLGASFTKSLASFAVPEPDSLSLFGIGLLGFFVWRHRRSAMPRVEII; encoded by the coding sequence ATGAGTGGTCAGCTGCCGGATTCAGGTTTAAGTATCGATATAGCGGCATTTACTATCGAAGTCTCTTATCTTTGTCAGGGGGGAGTAACTATGTCCGCAGAATATCGTAACACTCATACCTCGATCAGAATCGCCCGTATCAAGCACAAAACCTGGGTCGAATCTTCTGCTACACAAGTAATATGGTGTGCAGCCCTTATCGGGTGTTCCCTACTTGCTTCCGGGCCGCGATCGAGTGAGGCAAGTCAAATCAAGATTGATCTCACATATGACAATACATTAAAGGGGTATGAATCACTTAAGGCAACAACCGTCAAAGGAGCTCCGGCTGGCAATATAGCCGTCGACAGCGTGACTAAAAACAACGCACGCTTGGCAACCGTCGTAGATAGTCCATACGTAAGCGGGAGGAATTATAATTTTCCTGCCGAGAATATTCCCGGAGCTGATATTTTACGCATGAGTATTGGGAGCGAAACTTTTCCAAATTTCTCAAAAAGCGGCACATACATTTCGGACCAGCAAAAAGCCAATAATGCGGGGAACAAGCAGGAAGAAAATGGATCCGTCCCGGACGGCCATCCCTTTGATGCGTCTGATTCTTCCTTTTTCTTTGATGACACCGGACAATTGTTCGATCAGTTCGTCATACGCAATGCCTCCCAAACGGCTTTTAATATCAGTGCACTGCAAATTTATAGCGGACTCGATCTCTCTTTCCTGCACACGACGAATTTTGCATCATCGTCAGCGATTGCTTCAGGCTCTCTGATTTCCGAAGACATGCCAGATCCGGATACGGTCTTTCTAGCCGGTAATTTCGGGATGCTTGCCTTTTCAACTCCATCCTTGAGTCTGGGGGAATACGATCTGTTGGTTGTCAGCATGCAACCTATTCTTCCTGATGGCTCTTTAGGCGCTTCCTTCACCAAAAGCCTTGCCAGTTTCGCCGTTCCCGAACCGGATAGCCTGAGCCTTTTCGGCATCGGCCTACTTGGTTTTTTTGTCTGGCGACATCGTCGCTCCGCCATGCCGAGAGTAGAGATAATCTAA